The proteins below are encoded in one region of Deltaproteobacteria bacterium:
- a CDS encoding methyltransferase domain-containing protein: protein MADEHKHEHKGEHAHGHEAHDDKHDHGHAHDAHGHEHGHEHDSGHGHSHGHEAAHSHEPAAHSHEHGHDHDHSHDAGHDHDHKSRFKDPTHAAEFDQRGMSDMRSQLTVKLIEALTLKGGEAILDLATGTGRVARPLSKQMQSGRIVGVDEALAMLDVGNHHKDPIERYELSAGEADKLPFKSGLFDRAFVSFSLHHFGNPAGVVGEVQRVLKPGGRFVVLDPVIEESKDAIDVALEAKINQVFRRTHGDGFRFHTVSSIERLLTKAGYRVPRKSVISYPFNQEGMDGIPTGRHWLEAALELEKEAPELAERMKKNYFSWHSHGDHAHVKGSFSYALITGVKPA, encoded by the coding sequence ATGGCTGACGAACATAAGCATGAGCATAAGGGCGAGCATGCGCACGGGCACGAAGCACATGACGACAAGCATGATCACGGTCATGCGCATGACGCGCATGGACACGAACACGGTCACGAGCATGATTCCGGGCACGGACATTCGCACGGTCACGAGGCTGCTCACTCACACGAACCAGCCGCGCATTCCCACGAGCACGGACACGATCACGACCATTCCCATGACGCCGGCCATGATCACGATCACAAGTCGCGCTTCAAAGATCCGACCCACGCCGCCGAGTTCGACCAGCGCGGCATGTCGGATATGCGCAGCCAATTGACGGTGAAGTTGATCGAGGCGTTGACGCTCAAGGGCGGCGAGGCGATTTTGGATTTGGCCACCGGCACTGGGCGCGTCGCCCGGCCGTTGTCGAAGCAGATGCAGTCCGGGCGCATCGTCGGTGTCGACGAAGCGCTGGCGATGCTCGACGTCGGCAATCATCATAAAGATCCCATCGAGCGCTATGAATTGAGCGCCGGCGAGGCCGACAAGCTGCCGTTCAAGAGCGGTCTGTTCGATCGCGCCTTCGTGTCGTTCAGCTTGCATCACTTCGGCAATCCCGCCGGCGTCGTCGGCGAAGTGCAGCGCGTGCTCAAACCGGGCGGACGCTTCGTTGTCCTCGATCCGGTCATCGAAGAATCGAAAGACGCCATCGACGTGGCGCTGGAAGCCAAGATCAACCAAGTGTTTCGCCGCACCCATGGCGACGGCTTCCGCTTTCACACCGTCAGCAGCATCGAACGTTTGCTGACCAAGGCCGGCTACCGCGTGCCGCGCAAGAGCGTAATTTCCTATCCGTTCAACCAAGAAGGCATGGACGGCATCCCCACCGGACGCCATTGGCTTGAAGCGGCGTTGGAGTTGGAAAAGGAAGCGCCGGAGTTGGCCGAGCGCATGAAG
- a CDS encoding EVE domain-containing protein, which yields MATRWLFKTEPSVYSYQDLVKDKSTKWDNVANNLALMHLKDIKKGDLVFIYHTGDERQAVGIARALGGAYSDPEKDNPRMLVVDIEAVKALAKPVTLAQVKADKKLANFDLVRNSRLSIMKLTEEQWDTMIAMSKK from the coding sequence ATGGCAACCCGTTGGTTATTCAAAACCGAACCGAGTGTTTATTCGTATCAGGACTTGGTGAAAGACAAATCGACCAAGTGGGACAACGTGGCGAATAATCTCGCGCTGATGCACTTGAAGGACATCAAAAAAGGCGACTTGGTTTTCATCTATCACACCGGTGACGAGCGCCAAGCCGTGGGCATCGCGCGGGCGCTTGGCGGCGCGTACTCCGATCCGGAAAAAGACAATCCGCGCATGCTTGTGGTCGATATCGAGGCGGTGAAAGCGTTGGCCAAGCCGGTGACTTTGGCGCAGGTCAAAGCGGACAAGAAGCTCGCCAACTTCGATCTCGTGCGCAACTCGCGCTTGTCGATCATGAAGCTGACCGAGGAGCAGTGGGATACGATGATAGCGATGTCGAAGAAGTGA